A region of the Pricia mediterranea genome:
CAACAGGGCTCCGAACCCTTTGCGATCGCCCTGGGGCTCGGTAAATCCTCCGATAACAAGTTCCTGACCGTTTACACATTTGAACTTTAGCCACTTACGGCTTCGGGTATGGCGATAAGTCGAGGTACCGTCCTTGGCAATAATGCCTTCCCAACCCTTATTGCAGGCTTCCTTGTGAAATTTCTGTCCCTTTTCCCGCCGATGCGGGGTATAGCGTAAGGGAACCTTTTCGTTCCAATCAAAATTACGTTTGAGCAACTGTTTGCGCTGTACCAGCGGCAAATCGTGCAGGGCATAGCCATCGAAATAGAGCAGGTCAAAAATATAGAGATAGGTCTTGACCCCGATGCTTCTTGCTTTCTCGGAGTCGGCGACCTGCATGCGTTTTTGCAGTTTCTTAAAACTGGTAACCTTACCCTCGAATGCCACAATTTCACCGTCGATCACGAAATCACGTGTAGAAAGGCTGTTCATGGCTTCGGTCAGTTCCGGAAAACGCGCATTCGCTTTTTTTCCGTTGCGCGAATACAAGTGGGGACTGCCGTTCACCATATAGACCAAACAGCGCATCCCGTCGAGTTTTCGCTCATAGATCCAATCGGGGTCGTCAAAAAAATTTTTGGTCAGGGTAGCGAGCATCGGGGAACGGAACTCGGGAAAATCGGTCTTCTCGATGCTGCCGTCTCCAGCCAGGTCCTGTATGGTGGTTGCGTCCATCAGGTTGCTGCTTTTTCGATTTCTTGCATCGTACGCCCGCTGGCGACGCTTTCGTTTTGGGTACTGATAGGGTTCCGGCGGGCGTCGGCGGCATCATCGTCCATCTTGATCAAGAGCCAGTTGCCTTCCATTTTTCCGCCCTTCATTTTTATCAAGGCGTATCCGCCCTGGAGCTTTTCCCCCTTGAGCCGCACCTCCACGGTTCCCATTTGATAACTCTTTTTCAGGGATATCGATTGACCGTCGTCATCTTTTTTAATATTCTCGAATGCGCCCCGGTCCCATATCATAACGGTACCGCCGCCGTACTGATCTTCGGGAATGACCCCTTCGAACTCGGCGTATTCGATGGGATGGTCCTCCGTGGGAATGGCCATCCGCTTTACACTGGGATCGGTGCTGGGTCCCTTGGGTACGGACCACGATTTGAGGGTGCCGTCGATTTCCAGCCGAAAGTCGTAATGCAGGTTGGTAGCATCGTGTTTTTGGATGACAAAGATCGGATGTTCTCCCGATTTTTTATTGCCTGTAGCCCCCTCTGGCTCCTTCGTTTGGTTAAAATCCCTTTTTTTACTGTATTCTTCAGTGCCCATGGCTGGATTGATGTTTATTTAAAGAAAATGAAACTTCCGGTAAGGCATTACCTCTTTCGCATTCATTGTTGACCCCATTGGATTGTGTCGTTTCGAAGGAAATCTTGTCCGGTGACCGTTACTGATCAAGGTATCATCCGAATTGTTTTTATCCCGTAACGCGCCCCATAGCAGGAAACCGCCCGCTATCAAGCCGATGGCGCCCCATATTTCTTTGTGTTTGGTTACGCGGTTAAATACACTGTACTCTAAAGCCTGGGCACCGAAATCACCGTGTGCCCCGTGGTTTCCCGGCACCGGCTCCCACAGATTGTTTTTTCTATTGGGGTCTTCCGGCACCTCGGTCAATTGGCCCTCGAATCCATGCTCCGCCATATAATGATCCAGATATTCCGGCACCAGGCGATTGCCCCATACCGTTTTTACGGTAGAAAAGGCGACCATACGTTCGCGGACGTCTTCATGGGCTACCTCGAAAATGGCCTGTGAGGCCACCTCGGGCTCGAAGATGGCCCCCATGGGTTTGGGCTTTCTGTCCATCCGGGATTTGACCCACCCGAACTGGGTGGTATTCATGGCGGGCAGGTGTACGATAGAGAGTCCGATTTTAGAACCTTCGTGGAAGAGTTCGGCCCGGAGGGACTCAAAAAATCCCTGAATCGCATGTTTGCTGCCGCAGTAGGCGGATTGGAGCGGAATGCCCCTATAGGCCAAGGCCGATCCGACCAGGATGATCTTGCCCCTGTTCCGCGGCCGCATATGTTCCAAGGCGGCCAGGGTGCCGTACACCTGCCCCAGGTAGGTCACCTCGGTCACGCGCCTGTATTCCTCGGATTGCATTTCCGAGACCTTGCTGAAAACGCTGACCATGGCATTGTTGATCCATACGTCAATGGCCCCGATGTGTTCTTCGGCAAAAGCGGCCGCATCCTTCATTTTTTGGGCATCGGCCACGTCTGCAATATACACCCAGGCTTTTCCGCCCCGGGCCTCCACCTCATTTTTGGTGGCTTCGAGCGCTTCTTCGCCCCGGGCGATCAGAAAGATATATGCCCCGCTCTCCGCAAAGCGCCAGGCAGTGGTACGGCCGACCCCGCCCGAGGCACCGGTAATCACGACCACCTCGGGCCTTTTACCGGCGGCCGTTGCCAGATTGGATCGGAAATGCGGCTGCGAGGGCGAAGAGGCTTCCGCCAAGGGCACTGCTTCCTCGGAAGTCAGCCAGGTGACCGCCTTCTCCCTTTCATCAGTGTTGAAGGTCTTGGTCTTCAGGTCCGGGGCAATGGGTCCCAACACCTTTACCGCATCCTCTACCCAATCGACGTCACTTACCAATGCCGCTTTATCGATGGAACCAAAATATTTGAGTCCCGCTTTAAAATCTTTCCACATCGCGGTGATACTGGCGTAATCGTACTCGTGAACAACGGCCAGAAAATTGAAATTGCCGTGTTTTCTCTTATAATCCCTCATTTGGACGTCCATCGTCTTCAGATTTTGTTCGGAAATTTCCCCGGAAATCTCGATTCCAAAGATACCGTCGGCGGTGTCTTCTATTTTGTGAACGGATATGAAGAAAACGGCCAGACTTGTGGCAATATGCCTCTGATCAACCGATGAAAGAACCGTAACGAAAATAATTTTGACCCGAAGGAATAAAATGAAAGCGATTTTGAAAATGCGGAGGTAAGGAAAAAGACAATTTAATTATCTTGTAGCCATGCACGCCAAAAAAAAAACGTATGAGATCAATATGGAACGGTTCCGTCAGTTTTGGGCTGGTTTCCATCCCCATTAAACTGTTCTCCGGCTCCGAGGAACGCGCTTTGGACCTTGATATGCTGGACAGCCATGACCATGAGCGAATCCGGTACAAGAGAGTGAACGAAAAAACGGGCGAGGAAGTCGAATGGAAGGATATCGTCAAGGGCTACAAGAAAGACGACGGCTATGTCATCTTGGAAAAGGAAGATTTCGAGAACGCCAATATGAAAAAAAGCAAGACCATCGATATAGAACAATTTATCGAAGAGGCCGAAGTGGCCGACGTTCTTTTTAAAAAGCCCTACTTTATAAAACCACAAAAAGGCGGTGAGAAATCGTATTCCCTTTTGCGAAAGGCCCTTAAGGAGACCAAGAAATTGGGAGTGGCTACCTTTGTAATGCGCCAAAAAGAACACCTTTCCCTAATAGGTGTTTATGAGGATGCCCTCGTTTTACACGTAATCCGGTTCGAGGAAGAAATAAGGGATACCGGGGAGCTGGAGCTGCCCCAGGAGAAAATCGGGAAAAAAGAACTCGAAATGGCCATTTCCCTAATCGACCAGTACACCGAAGCCTTCGACTTTGGCAAATTTGAGGATGTGTACAACGAACAATTACTGAAAATAATTGAATCGAAGGCATCCGGGCAACTGCCGAAACCCGAAAAATTCGAATCCGAACCGACCCCCGCCAAAGATCTCATGGCGCAATTGAAGGCCAGCCTGGAAAAGCGGAAAAAAACGGCATCCTAAAAAGTGAGTCTAAAAGCATACAACAAAAAACGGGATTTTTCAAAAACTCCGGAACCTTCAGGGAACGCTGGGGATTCGCCGAACAGTGTTCACCGCTTTGTCGTTCAACGACACAAGGCCAGAAAACTGCATTACGACCTACGTTTGGAAATCAACGGTACCCTTAAGAGCTGGGCCGTGCCAAAAGGACCATCGATGAATCCCGCCGACAAGCGCTTGGCGGTCCGAACCGAGGACCATCCCCTTGAATATCTTCATTTTCACGGTACCATTCCTAAAGGAAACTATGGGGCCGGAACCATGACCATCTGGGATTCGGGCAGCTT
Encoded here:
- the ligD gene encoding non-homologous end-joining DNA ligase, translating into MDATTIQDLAGDGSIEKTDFPEFRSPMLATLTKNFFDDPDWIYERKLDGMRCLVYMVNGSPHLYSRNGKKANARFPELTEAMNSLSTRDFVIDGEIVAFEGKVTSFKKLQKRMQVADSEKARSIGVKTYLYIFDLLYFDGYALHDLPLVQRKQLLKRNFDWNEKVPLRYTPHRREKGQKFHKEACNKGWEGIIAKDGTSTYRHTRSRKWLKFKCVNGQELVIGGFTEPQGDRKGFGALLVGFYEGEKLQYAGKVGTGFSDEFLKEWRTNFDEIEQSDSPFSNYEDDNGGQNHWVAPDYVGQFEFTEWTDSNKLRHPSFVGIRDDKDPKAVKKEM
- a CDS encoding DNA polymerase ligase N-terminal domain-containing protein: MGTEEYSKKRDFNQTKEPEGATGNKKSGEHPIFVIQKHDATNLHYDFRLEIDGTLKSWSVPKGPSTDPSVKRMAIPTEDHPIEYAEFEGVIPEDQYGGGTVMIWDRGAFENIKKDDDGQSISLKKSYQMGTVEVRLKGEKLQGGYALIKMKGGKMEGNWLLIKMDDDAADARRNPISTQNESVASGRTMQEIEKAAT
- a CDS encoding SDR family oxidoreductase, with protein sequence MFKIAFILFLRVKIIFVTVLSSVDQRHIATSLAVFFISVHKIEDTADGIFGIEISGEISEQNLKTMDVQMRDYKRKHGNFNFLAVVHEYDYASITAMWKDFKAGLKYFGSIDKAALVSDVDWVEDAVKVLGPIAPDLKTKTFNTDEREKAVTWLTSEEAVPLAEASSPSQPHFRSNLATAAGKRPEVVVITGASGGVGRTTAWRFAESGAYIFLIARGEEALEATKNEVEARGGKAWVYIADVADAQKMKDAAAFAEEHIGAIDVWINNAMVSVFSKVSEMQSEEYRRVTEVTYLGQVYGTLAALEHMRPRNRGKIILVGSALAYRGIPLQSAYCGSKHAIQGFFESLRAELFHEGSKIGLSIVHLPAMNTTQFGWVKSRMDRKPKPMGAIFEPEVASQAIFEVAHEDVRERMVAFSTVKTVWGNRLVPEYLDHYMAEHGFEGQLTEVPEDPNRKNNLWEPVPGNHGAHGDFGAQALEYSVFNRVTKHKEIWGAIGLIAGGFLLWGALRDKNNSDDTLISNGHRTRFPSKRHNPMGSTMNAKEVMPYRKFHFL
- a CDS encoding Ku protein → MRSIWNGSVSFGLVSIPIKLFSGSEERALDLDMLDSHDHERIRYKRVNEKTGEEVEWKDIVKGYKKDDGYVILEKEDFENANMKKSKTIDIEQFIEEAEVADVLFKKPYFIKPQKGGEKSYSLLRKALKETKKLGVATFVMRQKEHLSLIGVYEDALVLHVIRFEEEIRDTGELELPQEKIGKKELEMAISLIDQYTEAFDFGKFEDVYNEQLLKIIESKASGQLPKPEKFESEPTPAKDLMAQLKASLEKRKKTAS